AACATAAAGCTGTACATTATATAAAGTAAGATTGTTTatcagttaaataaatgaatgccaaataaacatgttcaaacattctaaataaaacaatatttcaattaataatattaaatagtTGTTACTCCCATTAGAGCAGAGGATACACAATAGACAACATCAATACAGGGTTtctctttatattattttggtgatgttttgttgtctttttcatctttgtgtttgttttacatctCCTTTTAGACTTTTTGCAATCCTTTGCATCCCTTTTCTGTCAGTTTACTTCTCTTAGTTGTGACTTTGAATCTTCTTTTTGTAAATTTGAGTCTCTAAGTGTATGTTTTCAATCTCTTTGTagtacatttttttcttttcctggttgttttccatgtttttgtcctggttttaatgtttgtgaTTGTTTTCAGATCTGTTTTGGGGTTGTTTTGCAATAGATGTTCACAGTCACTTGATGAAGAGTTTTGGTCGTAGGGGCCATGGACCTGCACACATTAGGCCTGTTCAGTTTTACTTCTATGACACTAACAAGCCTTCTTGCGATCACTCTCTGGTAGCAGATGTTGGTCAGTAGGACTAGCTTTCCCTCTGTGCAGTAGTTCATCCAGTTAGATCAAGACTAAACATCACAAAAATAACTAAGGTTTTACACTTCAACAAGTGTTATTTCCCAATTTGAATTTTGGAGAATTGCTTAGCTATTCACGTTTGGCAGATTCACATGGGGATTCAtctataataatgtatttatataatccAGGATTAAGATACTTTTCCTCTGATGCCTTGTGTTTCAGTCTTATCAGGAAGGGGTGCCTGTGACCTTCCTCTTTCGTAGAGACACCAGGTCATAAAATGGATCTTTGGTGATGCTCGCCCTGAAAGAGAAGATTTGTATTCAGTTTTAAACTGAGATCATCGAGAGTATTTTTCTCTTTGCCTTTATGTCCACAAAGTGACCAGTTTCTCTGTACCGCAGGCATTGCCACTTCTACAGTAGCTTGGGCAACTGCTAGTAATTGTTATTAATTAAACTGTTAAGTctataaaatgaaagaaaatagtgatacaaaataattataaaaaatgtcccaGATCTCTAGGTATAATCTTTAAATTGCTTAATCTAAAATTCAACGGACAAATGTTATTGGTGGACAGATTCAGGTATTTTCCTCATCATTTTTCGGATGACTTCcatcatttctgacattttttctacATGGTTTCCAGTGAGTTCTCCCTAGCTTTGACAGTTCTTACCTGATCGCATCTATCCAGGCGTCCCGCTCTTCAGGCCCGGCGGCTCTCAGCTTATAGGACTGATGTTTACCCTGCACCACTCTGCCTTTGTTCTCTGTCTTGCAGGCTTTGATCTTTTGTCCTTTAGCGTTATATAACTCCAGACAATACTGttcaaacacagacaaagacacacatgctGTACTGTTACTTTGTGCCtatgctttctgtttttgttatgaGTTTTCAGATAGGCTTGTGACTCAATGTTTCAACacttttgttaaatatattaatttagaAAGAAACGGTGTCATTCGTTTGGCAGCAGATTATGTTTTAATGGTTTGTTTGATAAGGACAGAGCACATTGGTAAACATCAGCTTAATGTGAACAACTGctgtaaaagtgaaaaataatataataaaataagcgAGTAGAAAAAttccagttttttaaaataaatatttaagctTTGTTGTTTCCTGTAATTATTATCTCAGGAGATACACCCCACCGGCAAGCGAACACACAGTTCCCTTGCGTTGGCGCTTGTCGGTAGGCGTGTCTGGCGCTACTGGTTAAtgcgaccaacaaccaatcacattaatttCCCGCCTTGGACAACACATACATGCGGTATGATTGGCTAGCACTTGtgctggcatatttgcatatgGGGGTTGCGTCAACAACAGAACCGGGGTGCATCTTACGTTGACGCTTGACGCACCCAAAGTGTATGCGAAGGTGCGTCAATCGTTGCTGAACTGCATTGaggttccgttgcttcgctttggctcCGTTGCTCatggtgaaagttgagaaaagttcaacttttcaagcgtcgacggaagcgccagcGAATCAAATCCCGCGTATGCAATATGCAAGcacaagcgctagccaatcaaaccgcatgtatgtgtgtcctaggcgggagattaatgtgatggGTTGTTGGTTGCGTTAACCCAAAGCGCCAGACACGCCCCTAGCAaacgtcaacgcaacggaaccgtgtgtacgctgCGTAAAGGCCGATTTATGGTTCAACGTCGACGTAACACAACGACCACGCAGACGTGGACGCAGCCGTGAACATTTATAGTTCTGCGTCTGGTTTACGTGACGCAATGCAATTCATCGCCACAACGGTAGGGGGcgcaatgttttttgtaaagactgGCCAAGATTCTTTTGACATCCATCTTCATCGCtcgttgtatttgtttaccagACGTTCACCAGACGTTCTTCTGCGTGGTCCATtctagcttcttttttttttaatggttgtCTTTGTGGATTGTAGGAATTGAAAACCGGGGAAAAGTGAAATGACGGAAATTACGTTTGTCGTTTGTCTTTTTAGCagaccaatcacagcccttaCGGCTGCGTCGTCTCGACGCAAGGTTACAATTTTTGGGAGGTGCACGGAACGACGCAAGGAGGGCCCTCAACGACGCAACGGGTCCATAAGGTACCTTGCGTTGTGTCGATGTTGAACCATATATCGGTATTTAGGGAGGATTGTTTAACTAAACATTTTGGGAATCTCCCTTAATTTATCGCCAGTTATGGgaggattattattttatttttttccattcttctagattttcattctgaaaataaatgtttgtcaCAATGGCTCATTTCATTTTAGAACTTTTATTATCTGGTTACCTTTAAGTAAAATGTTCAATGGAGGGCTTTTCCATTTGAAGTATTTCTGGGGAGAATTACTTGTATCTGTTTCACACTActgtcaaatacattttaaagtgaatccgacttaaaaactaaaatatgtgtGAAGCAGCACTCAAATACCTGTTTGTTTGCGTCTAGTAGACTCCTTACACACAGGTTCTCCAGAGGAATAATACCTATGGGGTCTTTATCCTGCAGGAAGAGGCAGATAATAAACACAAGTTTAACTTTTAAACCCCCGTTAGAATATTGTTGAGGCAAATGTTTTGTAGAAAGACAAATACTTACTGTGGTGTATTCGAAGTAGTACAAGCAGCtgtctgttaaaataaaccaccTCCTTTTCCAGGTTTTAACTCGCCCACCTTCAAAAGAGACAACAGAGTTGTAGGGAAAGATCTTCTCTGAATACTACAGCATATTAAAAGGCTTTTTTAGGGAAAAGTTAATCAATTATTCAGataattgtatttctatttttttattattgttaatgtacaaatcttttctcattttatttttatctcagAATTGTAGCCCCCTGCTCTGCAAtcactatttgtttttttttttacttacaatGGCCCTGATGCACCGAAGAATCTAAAGCCTCTGGACATGtcagattattttatgttttacaaaatcaTCATCTTCTCACCCATTTTAAGGAGCCAGCCTTCTCTGTCTGGATTAAAAAATGTCAGCGTGAGGTCGTTCCCATCATCCTCAGGGATTTTAAATGGCTCGCTGCGGATGCTCGCATACAGTTTCTGGAAGAGAGGTCAATTTCAACATCAGAATATTTCAAATTTTCAAGTCtgattttccttaaaaaatgtaaaggtgAAGGTcagaaacattaaaagcagAGTTTTAGCTTTTAGCTGAGTCTAAATGctcaaaatgttcaaatgttccACAACCAAGGAGAGAAAACCTGTAATGTCTCCTCCTGCCCTAAACTCAGTATGAGAAAAAGTGATATTTTCTAACTTTTATACTTGGTAAGCAAGATATTCTTTAAGTAAGCGGTCTCATATCAGAATAATTTTCTTTATACCAAACAACACATTGCAACAAGCCTTTCATCTGTTAGTAGACGTGTACTTCTTTCTGCATGGTGAAATGATTGGACGGTGTAGTTTGctagaaagaaagacatttctACATGAAACTGCTCACAACAAGTTTTGTTAAGTATATTTAGAGACATTGCTGATGAAGttctaacatgtgtttttgttctttgagCAGCATCAGTGCCATCTAGTTTACTATATAGCAATTATATGGCATTTTTTAATCAATCTCTGGGGTGAACCATCCCTTTTAGACAGAAGTATTGGTAATAGCATCAGACCGTGAGCAGTTCTATGGGCAGGTCCTCTCCATGGTTGATTCCTCTGTTCATGGAAATAAATCGCTGCAGACTGGGTTTGTCTTTCACGTTGGGGTTGTGTAGACTCGTGTTGAGCATGATGATGGCAAAAGACAGGATGTAGCATGTGTCTGTAACACAAATCCATGATATACACCACAGTTAGTTTCCTTCGGCATTATAAAACGCTTGGTGAACTTTGGTTCAGCGAAAACAACGATTCACTCTGATCAGTGAGGCAGACATGAGGAGTTACCAAGGcttttgtgaaaagaaaaacaggggaTAACTCGtcttgtacatttatttatgaaattaaGGAAACTTTTTAATTGGATTGTCTAAGAAAGTGAGTCAGGCAGCGCCTTTGTTCTTCATACCCGTAGATTGAAAGACCCCTGGGTTACAGTCGCAGTAGCGAGTTGCAAACGCCTCCATCATCCTGTCAATCTTCTGAGCTTCTCCCGGGAGACGAAAGCTCCAGAGAAACTGCCTGCAAGGCGGCAGAGGTGTCAAACCACATGCATACacaatgtcaaacacacactgtgaagaAGGAGGAAGGATTCCCACATCatcagaaaacaagaaaaaagataaaaactgCTGCAACATTTATGCTGACTTTAAAGTTATTCTGCAAGACGAACCTTAGCGCCTGCACCAGATTCAGGTCGGAGAACTCATGCAGGCCCACAAACTCTTTCAGTGTCTGCAGATGCATTTCCTCCCTGTGTGAAATGCAATTATAGTTACCAAAATGTTAAGATACAGTGTAAACCCTGTTATATAACATGCATGCAACATATAATGCACAATTAGTCATTTTTGCTAGTACATTCAGCTGCTAGTTGACAGGGGTTCATTGCAATGGTTGtcttaattaaagtaaatagtACTACTTCAACCACTGTTTTTGATCTACATGAATGTAAATGCTATATTTGACTGCATCAGGATATATTTCAGCCACGATTTTCCTCTGGATCGAAGTTACATCCATGACCTTTGACGGCACCCACCTGTCATTCAAAGCTACCGGTAATATGGTTAAATAACTTCAAGCCTGAGTTTATCTTCAACAGTTGAGTTTTATAAAAGTTACACCCTCTACAGTGGTCATAAATAGGGATATAAGCTAAAGAGccaacaacttttattttgctGTAATGTTGGCAATTTTAATGTGGGGGTCTATGGAGATTGATCTTTTGGTGCCAGCCTGGAGTGGCCATTggattcatttcttttttgtgcatgttattATAGACTATGCTGCTCAGTTATTGCGGTTTCCACTTTATTACAACCCATTTCAGGCTCACATAATGTCAGAGCACTTTACCTGTCTCCCAGGAAGTTGCCAATGGCGGTCTTGTTCAGCCCCTCCTCTTTGTAGAGAAACTCAGCCACGGACTCTGCTCGCCACTCCAGCAATTCATTTTCCACCAGGTAATGGACACCCTGTAAACACATGAGTATTCAAATCAGCTATGTCCATGGTTACACAGAGTTACTTATATTTGAATATAGTACTCCAGTCCTGATAAACCCCACCTCAACAATGAGTAATGGAAAAAGCTGACATCAATGGTGGTGAAAAATTGCGTCCCATGATCCCACTCTACTTTACTACACCACCAAAATCCATCCTTTGTTTTGATTAAATCCCAGAGTAGCTGaaaattacatttgcatttaacGGCCATTACAAATCACACAATGCTATTGTTCTGTCCCTGTTTGACATGATACAAAAAATGCTTTGGAcctgttttatgtttcatttctgCACTGTTGTTCCAGacaaaaaaagcagtttgaagTCACCACATGGGCCCCGGAAAATGTTTCactactttttatatatttgatacaGTCCCCGGGGTTGAGTATGATAACGCACTTGAAAACTGAACAGTCCCTGGTTTCTAGGAATTTATGAAAACTCATGTATCAGTCAGAAAATGTGGGATGCACTTAAATAAGTGTCAATAAGTTGTAAATTTGTCCTTTTTGAACCAATAAATGGAACGTCTCATCATAGCATCATGTGattcaatgaaaacatttcacttACAATGAGGCATTGAAGTGGATTAGTTTgccagattttatttttgattgggGCAGAGAAAGTAAGTTGACTAAAGGTCACTTACAGGCATTCTTTAGCTAGCTCATATGTAGATTGAATATTGGCTGTTCCTATAGAAACTCTAGTTTGGGAACGTCCATGAAAAGCTTTTATGTTTGCCAAAGCTTTTTTATATTCTTATCAGCAGTGCCAACTCTGTAGGTTGATAAGCAAGAAAGTTTTCTTCTGCTCCTCTGAGTCACTTTTCGTCATTGATcaccagaaaaagaaaaccaaaaaggTTAGCACACTGTTATCTCACTACATCTCACAGCGTGTTCAGAGCCAGAACTTCAAATATGACCTTTTCTTCTGAGTGTGAACTCCAGCTGAGTAGTTGCTCAAATCAATTGCACTTTACAAACCCCTTTAACCCCAAGAAGTCTTGAAATCTTCTCATCCTCCCACTTGTACGTGTCCTGAGGCCTGAGCTCAGAGCGGTCACGGGCTGAGGGTCTCAGTTTTTAACTAGGGACTCAGAGAGGAAGCAACGAAAAAGACGTAGGTTTGCTGTGGTGAAGTGGCGCTTCTGCACCACTTCAGGGAACAGGATGTGGCTTTTCTCGCTATTCCTCATTCTCTGCGTCTGTGcacagtttgtgtttctgcacagcacacacacagacacaactaTAATCTACATCCGCTCTGTGACTAGTTATATACGCAGTCATCAGACTTTTGACGTTGaagtgaaaaaagtttgttttgacTTTCTACCCCTGTAGCATACTTTTACAATGTTGAATACAATTATTAGATTGTTATAAATCAGGAAATAAAGTCACCTTGTTGGGGTCCatgttgaatttcttttttcCACGTAAGAATCTCCTGTTCTTCATAACATTTTTACtgcaataaaggaaaaatacatgttttacaaTAACTTGACATataacataacaaataaaatgacaaacaaaggGGGCATATGCTCATTGTCCAATTCATActtatattttgtgcctctactgtgtgctttaatgttcaaaaagctcttcatctttcccatactgcctgtgctgcagcctttgtctgaaatcagagcccagtctgctctgactggttagctggccaactctgttgtgattaatcAACCACTCAGAGATGTTCCGCCCCTTTGCaaatcacaaacaatgtgttggagagctagccaatagaagcgagtgttacatagtgatatcactatctcacagaagtaaacaaaggactataTTGGAGGCTTTTCAGGCTTTTTCTCTGTATAGGAGAGAACAGGAGGTCAGAAGACTTTTTACATATCAGGTTTGCAACTGTGGAGTCTGCTTTCTCAATCTGGatacaacattacattattgCAGTTtggttatatttatattaaagacATGAAAGGATagagacatttcaaacacaaaaacgTTACATGTTGCTGGGGGTCAAAATGGTTTAACGAGAAGTTATTTGGTGTTTTGACTTGATTTGATGATAAACCAACTATAGTTTTTGGGTAAGATTAGCAGTCCAGTAGCCTACTGAGAAAAGTGTTTATCAAGCCAGTAGCACAGTCATAGCGAAATGAATTGACATAACACTGAAATCTAATTATCACCTTCTGAAATCAGCATCAAAAGAATTAGGAAGTCCCAAGAAGTGGTTAagcagacacatgcacacaatatCTTAAAATTGTCACAAGACATTGAACATCAGTGATGACCACCAGAAGTACTTATACGCCATAGTTCAAGtggaaatataataaaaagtattacaaTTTGAATACCCACATTTAAGTCAGCTGTAACTGCAGAATGTGGTTCGAGAGTGCATGAAAAATAGTTGGCAAGCGATCAAGCAGCAATGTTAAAAGAAGTTAGCTTAAATCATAGATAAATGGTTAAAATCTAAAACTAAAAGTAATGATTACAGCTAAAACAGTAAGCCCGAAAGAAGCAGATCCCAGTCACTAAGAGCCCTGGATGAACAGTATTATAGTAAGCTAAAATAAGCTAATAATAGTTCAAATTTAAATGTTTCGTTAGctaaaactaataataaattaacagtttaaataattattgCCATCGATAACTGAAGTTGTAGATGGCAAAGTATCTAAAAACAATGGAtgaacactaaaaaaacaaattaagatAAAAGTATTGATAACCAGTTGAAATAGTTAGCTTAAAGTCATAAACAAAAACTGTTCAACTGTAGCTAAGATCAATGGATGAATGATTAGAATTGATggatacattttctaaaaaatgaGGTCAAGCTAATGGATAAACAGCTGCAACTGTAATCAAAAGCCATGGATAAATGGTTCAAATAGTTAGCTTAAAGTTCTGGATAAACAGTTGAGCTGTGTGGCTGCGAATGAGTTCGGGAACCACTGCTACAAGCTATGTCAAGTGTTGTCATACCAAAAAATAAACCACGTCAGGGTGAAAGGTTTGAGTGGCaggtttaaaaaaggttttactGCAAGGGCAGTATTTAATCGAAAATATGTTCACTTCTGACTCAAATGAAAAACACGAAATGCTGCTTGTATGACTTTTCCATCTGAGCTCTTATTACTGCACAGGTGAAGTGGGAGTCTGCCAGTGTCATTTAAATAAGAgcgaaagaaaagaaaaaaagcaaaagtactCACTTCTGCTCTTTCATTACAGGGCTGTGGATATCCGGCATGATATGATTGATGTCCAAACTCAGCTtctgagacagagagatgagAATGAGAGCTTAATACCAAGATTTGTCCTTATTACAGTTCCCCGTAGAATCAATGCTAGATGACTCAGGTCCAATCGGTCCCCGTCAGTTTCAAAAGGAtctttatatcatatttaatttaaacttgTTGAATGAAATGCCTTTATGAGAGCTTTGTCTAGGCTGccaggaaataaataatgggGTATTTATTGTAAGACCTTGGAGGGATATATTCACCACATTACCTGAATGTCATCCAGCATTTGAAATTTGTGAATCCCATAGGTGTCACCGTCCCTCCTGTCTCCTGGGGCTAGGCTTGGTGGACCTGTGGAAAAAGTATATTTGGAAAGGCAATCAGTAGACATTCAGCAGCACTACCGACTTTCTTGACAACCTCGCCCACGCTTGCACTACCTCTCTCACAGACCAGCGTACATCCCAACGTCATCCTAGTTAGTGGTAAGTTGACAGTAAGTGGTAGGGAATGACAGAAGGAAAAGGTCTAAAAATatctcctcccccttcctctttaTAATGAATCAGGTTAATTTTGAGTGCACTCTGGCCTTTAAAGGACAAATCATGTTATTATGTGGGAATGTGTTTAAAGGGGGACTGATTTAAAGCTAATTAAATAGTAAGTTAAAGGCACAAAACTTAATTTTCTATCACTCGGGGTCTCTTAATATACAAATAACAGGATGTAGTTTGTTGGTGTCATGCGGTAGTATGGTATAATGGTGTAGCATTGTAAAGTAGGCCTATATCTCtgcaagtcagaccacatatctcttcttctgctccccgagcagtctgactctgctctccgccactgctttggcatcacggagtggtgtgggtttgaggaggacgatataaacacacacactgacgcggtcatttgctacatcggcaaatgcatcgagGACATCGTTCCacggattactgtacggacattcctAAATGAcaagccctggataaacggcgaggtccgagctaaacttaaagcacgggccatcgcgcacagcggcagtgatttggatgagtacaggaattccaggtatgcactccggagagctattagcaaTGCTAAAAGACAATAAGGATAAGGTGGAGTCTAACTccaagggctccaacgccagaaacatgtggtctggactaaaaacaataacagactacaaaaggacaacgagtggtgctgaggaagtgtctgcatctctcccagatgaactgaacacattttatgcacgctttgagaggcccccggctgtggaggcacagaaggcccaggatccctgctcactggttttaaccagtgcagatgtgtgtagatctctgaaaaggatcaacacacacagggctcctggacctgatggcatccctggccgtgctctcaaggtgtgggcagttcagctggcagatgtgttcacagacattttcaataggtcactgctccagtctgtagtccccacatgttttaaagagtccatcattgtccctgtccctaaaaagacaaaacccatctgcctcaatgactaccgttgcactcacctccatcatcatgaagtgctttgagcggttagtcaaaacttttatcacctcctccctccctgactcacgacagggcaaacaggtccacggatgatgccatctccctcaccctccacactgccctctcccacctggactggaggaacacttatgtgagaatgctgttcattgactacagttcagcattcaacaccattgtgccctccaagctcatcattaagctcagggacctcgggctcaacaccgccctctgtgactggatcatgagcttcctaacgggcagatcacaggcagtgcggatggggaacatcacatcctccaccttgaccctcaacaccggagcccctcagggttgtgtgctgctaatttttgcattatttcatttatcttatttgcactgtgtatgttgTGTATGTTGGATTTTCATTACCAACACATACACTTATCTGCTGTgtatatgacaaataaaacctttgaaggTATAATGGAGCGGTTTTTTTCGCCACCACAGTTAGTCCCTGTTAAGATTCCTTCATTTTCATCATTCAGGAAGTTTTTACTGGGTGCCGTGAAGTAAATAACACAAGAGTTGAAAATCGGTACTGATGTAAGCTTAGGTTGTTCCTCTGGTAATTTTAAATCCAGACTTTCATAAGCTTTTTACTATACGCCTAATCATCCGCAGACGTTTCCTGCTCTCCAAAAACTGATCCTATGATTAAAACAGGTAAAAACACAGTTtcgtgtttaaaatgtgtttctctcttaCAATGTTCCGCTAAAATGGAATGTTTTGGAAACGTTTAGGGTGGTTTAAGTACACAACTCAAAAGGATATATAACATAgatctatttgtttttgttttgtttaacatGAAAACCCAAAAGTTACAAATGATATCTTACATTAATAAGGTTCATTTTGGTTCCATTAAATcacactttatttacatttttgtgtgggTTAGTCCACAATTGTGTGGCGTAAAAATCAAGTGACATATAAAAAGCTAGTTAAGTTTTCATTTGGTCTCAAATTATAAAGAtaaaattaaacagaaatgcCCATTATCTAACATTAAGTAATTTACACTAAAGGGCCAAACAGACAAGATACTTCAACATTACTGTAACCTACAAAATAGCAGCATTTGAATGTCTGTGTTCTATTGACCAAACTTCCCAAATTAGTTTATACTTTAAATACTCCCACAGAAAACTTGATATTGCTTTTTGAGCAGTAGCTATTCATCattatattgaataaaataaatattatagcGTACCTTTTCCCCAGAGGAAGCTATCTTTTCTCCGTATAGCCATGTTTTTGATGCAAAGTGACTGACGGCTGTACAGGAAACAAAACTGCGAGTGTGAgatcgaaaaaaaaaaaaacccccagtGCTACTCTTCTGTGACACTGTGGGGCCTCTCAGTTCACTCAGCAGCGTCTTACTTCATATCTAATGACGTGCACCACAAAATGTTGACATGACTCTCTTTATGTGTGTTGACATTTCTTTAACAAACATAGATGTCATTCATGCTCTACAACTACGCAACATCGCTATTGCACATATATTATTACAAACATAATACCCTTAAAAATGCAACTACTTCAGTACTGCTATTACAAACCTCATTAAGACTCTTACAATGtaaaaggataaaatataacaaaCGCACACAAAAGGGCACTAGCCTATAAGAACAGCTATATTTTATAGTTTGAATATGTGATAGGAACtaacaattgttttatttgcattcaaAGACTTGGATGTCAAACATGTTCACTTCTGCAGGAAAGAAACAATTTAAACAGCTTGCGGCTGCCTTCAGTTTAAATATGAGGCCCCCTCTAGTGGGGCTTGAAACCTCACAGAATATAAATTACTAAAGGATGTATTTCTGAACAGGGGTAGTGGCTTTGACCTATAGTATACACcacaaaaggaaacacacaaacaagggaGACACCCATAATGACCACAAAGAAACATCCAAAGACACAAATGCAAAACCGCCAAAGAGACACTAAATGACGGCTTTTTACTCCAATAAATGCATCACTTTAGCTACTTTTATACTtagtacaaaatataaatccaaAATACAAATCTACTAATACCTGGTAATACtgtgtattattataaatgaatctatctggcagtatgaaactggatttctttttacaaattgatttgattttgtaaCCACTAACtttttgttagaaataaaaaaaatattacttgAATGGATTTTATACAATGTAAGTAATCCAACATGTGTGTTGGGGTCAGCCCTGTGTGATAGTcagatattatttttaaacttaatGAGATATTTTAAGCAGGGTGTGAGTATGTTGTGTGACTCTATCCTGCTGACTCTCCTGTTGTAACATGGGTCACTTTCTGTTAGGATGAAGAGAGTGAATGTTAACAGTTGCACATGTTATCCTTCATAGGTGATAATTGAGGTGCTATCAATTCCAATTTGTAGCACTTAGGATTTCTCCCCTTCCAAAACAAGTGTATAAAGTGTCCATCGAGTTTGAGTGTGCCGTAACCTTTGCCACATTAAGAATgccatacaaataaaaatgttaaactttgGTTCATAGCACTCGTTTTTAGCCAATAATTCAAGGGTGTTTTATTCAGTTGACATAGTACCCTGATATCCACAATTAAAATGCTGAGATTAGAGACCTTTAGGAGCCAGTCT
The window above is part of the Eleginops maclovinus isolate JMC-PN-2008 ecotype Puerto Natales chromosome 16, JC_Emac_rtc_rv5, whole genome shotgun sequence genome. Proteins encoded here:
- the LOC134878213 gene encoding cytohesin-2-like isoform X1, with protein sequence MAIRRKDSFLWGKGPPSLAPGDRRDGDTYGIHKFQMLDDIQKLSLDINHIMPDIHSPVMKEQNKNVMKNRRFLRGKKKFNMDPNKGVHYLVENELLEWRAESVAEFLYKEEGLNKTAIGNFLGDREEMHLQTLKEFVGLHEFSDLNLVQALRQFLWSFRLPGEAQKIDRMMEAFATRYCDCNPGVFQSTDTCYILSFAIIMLNTSLHNPNVKDKPSLQRFISMNRGINHGEDLPIELLTKLYASIRSEPFKIPEDDGNDLTLTFFNPDREGWLLKMGGRVKTWKRRWFILTDSCLYYFEYTTDKDPIGIIPLENLCVRSLLDANKQYCLELYNAKGQKIKACKTENKGRVVQGKHQSYKLRAAGPEERDAWIDAIRASITKDPFYDLVSLRKRKVTGTPS
- the LOC134878213 gene encoding cytohesin-3-like isoform X2 — its product is MLDDIQKLSLDINHIMPDIHSPVMKEQNKNVMKNRRFLRGKKKFNMDPNKGVHYLVENELLEWRAESVAEFLYKEEGLNKTAIGNFLGDREEMHLQTLKEFVGLHEFSDLNLVQALRQFLWSFRLPGEAQKIDRMMEAFATRYCDCNPGVFQSTDTCYILSFAIIMLNTSLHNPNVKDKPSLQRFISMNRGINHGEDLPIELLTKLYASIRSEPFKIPEDDGNDLTLTFFNPDREGWLLKMGGRVKTWKRRWFILTDSCLYYFEYTTDKDPIGIIPLENLCVRSLLDANKQYCLELYNAKGQKIKACKTENKGRVVQGKHQSYKLRAAGPEERDAWIDAIRASITKDPFYDLVSLRKRKVTGTPS